Within Limanda limanda chromosome 1, fLimLim1.1, whole genome shotgun sequence, the genomic segment CAGTGCATCTTGTTCTCGAGGACACCCAGTCTCCTCCGGGACCATCCCAAGCGCACGACAACAGTCAATTGAGTTGATCCATATTTCTGTGGAGAGAACGAGAAAACGTTAAACGACTAATTCAGAGCATTGATCatggttttatatttaaatttctaACAGCGTCTGAATCACATCCTCGTCACATCTGGACTCACCTCATACAGATGCTCAGAACCAGTTGGCGAAGTCCAGCagttcctgctcctctggaCTCAGGGCGTCGTAGGAGCCCTCGTCAGATGAGTAGGAGGACACCGGGGAACCTGCCATGGAGTTCATGTCGGTGGAGTATCCCTGCGACATGCCGGGCGACAGGACCCCGGACTGGAAGGCTGCGCTCACCGCGTCGTGCtcgtccagcagctgctgcagggctCGGATGTACTCCACCGCGGAGCGCAGCGTCTCCACCTTGCTCATCTTCTTGTTGGCGGCTCCGTTGGGAACGTGCTCCCTCAGGGTCGCGAACCCGTTGTTGACCAGCTTCACCCGGTTCCGCTCCCTC encodes:
- the ascl1a gene encoding achaete-scute homolog 1a — encoded protein: MDFTAKMEISLSQQQLLPPACFFSSAPAQSLQLSPGGSSQHSGRSGSKGPKRQRSTSPELLRCKRRLNFAGFGYSLPQQQPHAVARRNERERNRVKLVNNGFATLREHVPNGAANKKMSKVETLRSAVEYIRALQQLLDEHDAVSAAFQSGVLSPGMSQGYSTDMNSMAGSPVSSYSSDEGSYDALSPEEQELLDFANWF